In Glycine max cultivar Williams 82 chromosome 4, Glycine_max_v4.0, whole genome shotgun sequence, the genomic stretch GGCCAACCAGGCCATCCTGGAGTCCGTGGCCCACGAGCGCCGTGTCCACATCGTCGATTACGACATCATGGAAGGGGTCCAGTGGGCCTCCCTCATGCAGGCCCTCGCCTCCAACAAAACGGGCCCACCGGGCCCACACCTTCGTATAACCGCATTGTCCCGCACGGGCTCCGGACGCCGCTCCATCGCCACCGTCCAAGAAACAGGGCGGCGCTTGACGGCGTTCGCAGCCTCCCTTGGTCAACCGTTCTCCTTCCACCATTGCAGGTTGGACCCCGACGAAACTTTTAAACCTTCGTCGCTTAAGCTGGTTCGCGGAGAGGCTTTGGTTTTTAACTGCATGCTGAACTTACCGCACCTTAGTTACCGCGCGCCGGATTCGGTAGCGTCGTTTTTGAGCGGAGCCAAAGCGTTGAAGCCGAGGCTGGTGACtttggtggaggaggaggtggGGTCCAGTGCTGGAGGGTTCGTGGGGCGGTTTATGGAGTCGCTGCATCACTATTCAGCGGTCTTTGACTCGCTGGAGGCTGGGTTTCCGATGCAGGGGCGGGCCAGGGCGCTTGTGGAGCGGGTTTTCTTCGGCCCAAGGATAGTGGGGTCGCTGGGCCGCTTATACCGGACGGGGGAGGAGGAGAGAGGGTCGTGGGGGGAATGGTTGGGTGCGGCGGGCTTCAGGGGAGTTCCGATGAGCTTCGCCAATCATTGCCAAGCCAAGCTGTTAATTGGTCTTTTCAACGACGGCTATAGGGTAGAGGAGTTGGGGACCAACAAGTTGGTCTTGGATTGGAAATCTAGGCGCTTGCTTTCTGCCTCCCTTTGGACTCagattaattcattttaattgccaCGGAAACTCTATGTTTTACACTTTTACTTCTACTTCCAATTCATATTCTTTGCCTAAAGCAACCTCTTAAAACttcaaacttttatttatgGATACAAATTTCATCCTGCATGCCGCATTTACAATAAAATGCTACAGAACTTAATACAATGTCAATTATGAGAATGATAGGAatcgaaagaagaaaaaaatgttgttgtaaattaatattatataaataatacatgTAATTCTTTCACGTTTTGGCATGAATCTGAGTTATAATTAAGTAATGAGTTCGTGTTCCCTCGTAAGCGCGTCATTGCTAGCTCCTACTCatgctaaaaaattaattagaaaaaaatcccACTGCCATTGAGAAAGAACTGTGTCAAacattaaatagtttttttgtgaaaaaatataatCGTCAACCCAAATTTAGAAACAagagagaaataataaaataaaatagagaaaaaaagacagactgtttttattattctaaaaaaaagacaaagagatagatatataatgaaaaggaaacaaaaagattgggaaaaaaaatagaaatgaaataaaaaaaaagtaaatatgcaTTTGTAagtaatcaatttttattttcaaagctAATTCATAGGGTTATAATCTTTGTATTCAAGTAAAAGATATATCCAATTACTTATGGTCATaagctcttttttttataaaaaaaaaggaaaagattgtCCCCCGccgccttaaaaaaaaaaaaaagagtttcaaaaattatcttttgaaattttcaacTAGTTTATTtggaagaataaaaataacGCATGCCTCTGCTTTTatgtactttttatttgttCGATATACTGGAGTTGatttttactctctttttttccaaaaattctCTAGATTGGGTCTTCCAATTGAGGATAGGACAACCATATTAGTATATTATAGttcttaaacatttttaaattttccaaTGTAAAATACGATGTGGTTTATGTTCTATGGTATGAAAACCTACGTACAACCACAACCATCGTAATTTGAATTATTCGGAGTTTGTCTCCTTATTCctgtaaatatatgtttttcattACCAAACCTGCAGGCTCCTTTGTTTTCCTCCTTTTATTTTATGGTGGTTCACTTTAGcattataaaaaagataaatgctAACTAGTTAATGTCTCAAAGTATtggctaaaaaattaaaaacagaaaattttttactttataaaaatattatcaaactatttttatgtgtgtgtgcacTGTGCAGTGtgtaatttttaacatattgtGTGCCTTTAATAAACTTActttaaaaagtaataatagcttttttaacatgtttttaaaactttaaaagtaattattttttataatataagttTAAAACATATACATGcaaattgtgtaattttaaaacttttacttTTATCATAAATCTTTTACATCATTTTTCCACATAATTACTTTATAATTGGATAAATTATACTGGcgtcttttaaattttagttcaaTTACATTTAGCATTCATATTGTTTCAAATGTAACACATTTTCTTGATATTCAATTATGATTATGCTTACCTCCTGTCTAGGAGAGGTAATTGAAATTATACTAAACTCTCCTAAAAGAAAGTTAATTAGTTTAACTTAGAAGAGGATTATTCATTATatagaaaattaagtaaaactcAAGGGATGCTAgtgtattttttctcttttataattttgtaacaactatgtaaattttttatcaaccaataaacttataataagaagttacaaatttcatattaatttaaagtAATAAACTCTTTAAAATAGTATCGTGCCACTAAGGCTTCATTTTTGTTCTTTCACATGTTCTACTTTTTCCTGATCAATGACTTTCTTGAAACCGATTCCTAGGAATCTCACATAAAGATATGATATACTTGAGCTTTATTTTGCCCGTATTAATATCTTACCTGGAAAAGGTATTATTGATCGGAAAATGAAGGTAACAGATCTGTTTTCATTGCATACGTATATGCTTTTTCTATGACACCGTAGTattcaatactttttttttttggatagatatattggcgatctatcttattcttacaatattattaatatcatCGATCATAATCATATTGTTAAAAGTTTAATGCAATGTTtgtttattcttataattttctctatcttatctttcttttcactttaatCAAGGCATTCTTGTTCTGGCTGGTAATccaaatatatgtatatgcatgACATAGAAAGCCAACTCCTAAGACTGGTAAAATTGATCATTGATTAAATACAGATAACAAAAACGTTATATATAGaggttcaaattaaacaaaaaaagctaGACAAGGTGCTTTATTCGGCTATGATCCAGTCGCTCATTCCCCGGTTCATCCAAATttgaacacacacacacacacacacacacacatatatatatatatatataaattaaaaattaaaatcatatatgactatataaaataaaaaatttacaaaatcatataaaaataaaaactaaaatcaaagtGAAATATATGgacaataaatttttgaattctgacttttttttcattctgtTTCGACATACTGTAGAAGtacataattgtattttttgaattctgacttttttttcattctgtTTCGACATACTGTAGAAGTACATAATTGTATTTGTCATATACAATATACATGCAATTGTAAGATaataaccaaaagaaaaatatacaattacCAGAGACTGAGtctcttttatgctttttgtTTGATACATAAGTAAGTGAAATTCAtatgttttgttttcctttcgaaatgaaaagaaaaaggagaggGAAGTATAgtcttttatattaaatgaacaaaatcaacttattttaGTGTATACTTTTAAGGATATTTATGTTATAATCAGTGATGGATCCAAAATTCTGAGTCAATAGGaacaatttattttgaaaatatttttttcactatcatacatataaaatataaacataataattgaaataaagtgTAATGAGCTGAAAAATTTCAActtaataaaacttaaattagtTAGTAAAATGAAATGTgagcaaaacttaaaaaaaaaaaagttatccaataaaatataaaattttacaaaagttgaaaaattaacaacagtaggttcaaattataaaaatagaagacgCAAGGAGATAATAATTGTagatatatttgtattttttcaaaagtaagcCCTAATTTAAACTTGGGTCcccataattataatatatatatatatatatatatatatatatatatatatatatatatatatataattaaaaaaattatttttttatcaaacacctTATCaaattatctcattttttatttttcatttatttctgaACTAAACATtaacttctcatttttttaattgatctgttcgtttttttatattcatttgtgTTGGGTTTGTAATTTATGGTTCTCAAATTTGCATTAATCCTCGACATTCGAatgaaaataaaggaaattgCAGGGTGGCAGTGACGTAGTAGAATATATAGGGTAAAGAAATAATAGCAGGCGGTTGGTGGCACGTCCCCTTCTTCGGCGTGGGAGATTCCGCGGAATGTTCCgtacaatatatattataattcaataattttgcTTTTCAATTTTGTAACTATTCTATCAAACCTTAAATAATTATGCAGCTTGTCGGGTCAGGATCATGTTCCTTTAACAACCCTAAGGTTTCATTTCCGCTGCTGCACAAATGGACTACCCTCTCCCAACCTTCAGAAGAAACATTCATCAGAAAAACTGACAACATTATCAATTCGAAAGAATTAATAAagaattgtaatcaagattGTAACTTtgcttctcttcatctttctttgcCCCTCACTCAATTCTTCCTCTTCTCTTCTAAATTGTAATCAAGATTGTAACTTCAGTAAACTTTCGTACTCGAATTATTCTTCCTTTCTATCTTTTATAGGCACAGTAAAAATTTTACACtcatattttaaatgatatgaTTTGATTCAATGCTTTAATTGACTAGATTCATGTTATTGATAAAGGACATTGACATTTGTTAAACTAAGCCTCTTTGGCTAAGAAGTTGTGTACGGACTTaagcaagaaagaaataaagaaaaaagaaaattcagtaCAGAGGGTGGAACATATAGTCATGCGGGTGAGATTCATCTTATGATATACAAAAATAGTCCATTATAAACCATTTTTACAACTGGTCCACCCTATAGATGTGTATATACAAAGCTTAATTAGGATGTATATACACGTCACTGgtgcaaaaagaaaattttagaacAATTCTTTAGAACGttctaaaaaatcaattttaactatTCTAAAAGATATTTTCCGTAGTAGTAGTGTTGATTATatcatacaaaattataaatattccgTAATTCAAGAGATCTTCTGCAAtgtcatttcttttattagttaaacAGTCTGATCAATTTTAAGCAAATGCGTGTTTGTTATTGCCAGGCATTGCACATTGTCGTACGTAAATTTAGATGCCGTGAGTGTAAATACATATAGCGTCTCCATAGTTTATCATTTATTTGATCAGTACACTAGTCATTAGTCAACGGCATGAAGATACAGCTTAGCTAGCTAAtcgatttttttattctattcaatGGG encodes the following:
- the NSP2 gene encoding protein NODULATION SIGNALING PATHWAY 2 — translated: MEIDMDMDFSGYSTITNTIPSSDDDYGCNWNHWSPVVNWDAFTGAHDDFHHLIDSIMCDSAAAEEDNLSPDDHAASNSPSASVTEEEDDDADEETGPVDDSKGLRVVHLLMAAAEALTGAPKSRDLARVILVRLKELVSHAAPPHGSNMERLAAYFTDALQGLLEGASGGAHNNKRHHHYNIITSSCGPHHRDDHHNHQSNTLAAFQLLQDMSPYVKFGHFTANQAILESVAHERRVHIVDYDIMEGVQWASLMQALASNKTGPPGPHLRITALSRTGSGRRSIATVQETGRRLTAFAASLGQPFSFHHCRLDPDETFKPSSLKLVRGEALVFNCMLNLPHLSYRAPDSVASFLSGAKALKPRLVTLVEEEVGSSAGGFVGRFMESLHHYSAVFDSLEAGFPMQGRARALVERVFFGPRIVGSLGRLYRTGEEERGSWGEWLGAAGFRGVPMSFANHCQAKLLIGLFNDGYRVEELGTNKLVLDWKSRRLLSASLWTQINSF